GATGATGGTCAAAAGTTGCTTATTGCAGCCTGGTTTCACGATTTGGGCTATACACAGTCTATCAATGACCACGAGGAGCACAGCTGCGCCTTGGCCAAACAGTTTCTAGAGCAAGAAGCTGTTGATGCCGATTTCATGGATGAGGTGTGCGATTTAATTAGGGCCACCAAAAAAGATTATGAACCTAGAAACAAATTGGAAGAAATTATCAGGGATGCCGATTCTTCTCATTTCGCGAAAAAAAGTTTTATGGCCACTACGGAACTTTTGAGAGAGGAGCTTTCGCTCTTGGGAGTAGCACAATACTCCAATGACGAATGGCGAGAAGAAAATATAAGACTGCTAAGGGTAAAACATAGATTTTATACGGATTACGCCAAGGATAACTGGCAAAAAGAGAAAGATAAGAACGTAAAAAAGCTGGTAAAAGCGAAGAAAAAGAGTAAGAAGCTGGTTAAGAAAGAAACTTTAAAGGCAAAGTTTAAAGGAAATTTACCGGACAGAGGTATACAGACGTTGTACAGGGTTACCCTTAGAAATCATTTAAAGCTTAGTGATATCGCGGACACTAAGGCCAATATATTACTTTCCGTAAACGCCATTATTATTTCTTTGGCCCTTGCGAATTTGATTCCCAAATTGGATAATCCCTCCAACGATTACCTAATCTATCCAACATTTATATTTATTGTTTTTAGCGTCGTTTCTATGGTGATGTCCATTTTAGCCACTAAACCGAATGTAACTAGTGGTGAATTTACAGATGAGGATGTCGCCAATAAAAATGTGAACCTCTTATTTTTTGGAAATTTTCATAAGATGGAATTATCAAAATACAGTTGGGCAATGAAAGAGTTAGTGAAGGACAGGGATTATATATATGATTCTTTAACAAAAGACCTCTACTACTTGGGTGTGGTGTTGGAGCGAAAGTACAGACTCTTGCGGTGGACCTACACCGTTTTTATGATAGGGATGATACTTTCTGTTCTAGTTTTTGGGATTGCACTAAAATTTTACGGTCCTGAACGCATGTTGGAATTACCCACCATGGAATAAAAATGAAAACTATGAAACTAATCAAACGATTTGTACTTTCTATTATGACCATGAGTCTTCTTTTGGCATGCCAATCGGAAACTAAAGGGCAGACTCCCGAGGCCGTAAAAAAGTCATTTAAAAGTAAATATCCCAACGAGTCCGACCCGGATTGGAGAAAAGACAAGAATGGAAATTTTGAATCTCATTTTAAGAAAGATGGGGAACATTACCGAGCAGATTTTGCACCGAACGGTGAGTGGATAGAAACAGAATCGAACATTAAGAAAAAAGAATTGCCAAAGGCCATTCTAAAGGTCTTAGAAGCGGATTTTGAAGATATAAAAATCGTTGAAATTGAAAAGGTAGACCACGCGACCAAAGGAACCTTCTATGACGTCGAGATTAAGATTGACGGTAAGAAGAAGGATTTAGAATTTTCAAGCGATGGCAAAAGAATCAATTAATTTAATAAACGAAAACATTATGAGAACTAGTAAATTATTCCTATTCATGGCGTTAAGCACTTTCATGTTCATGGGTGCATGTAGGGAACAAAAAGAAGTAAAAGAAGATAAAGGTACTCTTGAAAGGGCAGCGGAGGAGGCAGAGGACGGTGTGGAACGCGCTGCAGAAGAGGTAGAAGGCGCTTACGATGACGTAAAGGAAGAACTTGATGGAGAAACCGACGATAATTAATTAAGCTTTTCCAAGATTAAATAACACATATCAAATGAAAAAACTTATTCAAATTATAGGAGCAGGGTACGGAGCCAAGAAAATTGGTGGAGGTAAATGCGGTTGTATCGGAACTGTTT
This genomic window from Maribacter sp. MJ134 contains:
- a CDS encoding Pycsar system effector family protein — translated: MSDIISKVEAYAVEMLSSETNGSFLYHNLRHTQRVVNSAKKLIEGEKVTEDDGQKLLIAAWFHDLGYTQSINDHEEHSCALAKQFLEQEAVDADFMDEVCDLIRATKKDYEPRNKLEEIIRDADSSHFAKKSFMATTELLREELSLLGVAQYSNDEWREENIRLLRVKHRFYTDYAKDNWQKEKDKNVKKLVKAKKKSKKLVKKETLKAKFKGNLPDRGIQTLYRVTLRNHLKLSDIADTKANILLSVNAIIISLALANLIPKLDNPSNDYLIYPTFIFIVFSVVSMVMSILATKPNVTSGEFTDEDVANKNVNLLFFGNFHKMELSKYSWAMKELVKDRDYIYDSLTKDLYYLGVVLERKYRLLRWTYTVFMIGMILSVLVFGIALKFYGPERMLELPTME
- a CDS encoding PepSY-like domain-containing protein; protein product: MKLIKRFVLSIMTMSLLLACQSETKGQTPEAVKKSFKSKYPNESDPDWRKDKNGNFESHFKKDGEHYRADFAPNGEWIETESNIKKKELPKAILKVLEADFEDIKIVEIEKVDHATKGTFYDVEIKIDGKKKDLEFSSDGKRIN